A stretch of Chitinophaga caeni DNA encodes these proteins:
- a CDS encoding COG1470 family protein, with protein MLIKFYYPRLKFIAFLCLSLSVTFAFTAHAQQKAAKEPSSFTARLMNIESATKDPFRYNANLHNGSDQSNVYNLYAGIPPGWYATFRTQGAQVAALKVDAGKSADISVEITAAPQTKPGKYNIPVTAISNKDTLKLQLEAVVKGSYALELTTPSGRLSDDITEGSSKQIQLTLKNTGTLPLENLQLSSQNPAKWSATFEPSKVDHLEPGQSQDVMAKLNVPDKTIAGDYVTNFTARNDYTNSTATFRMTVKTSLLSGWIGILVILVALGIVYYLVRKYGRR; from the coding sequence ATGCTAATTAAGTTTTATTATCCACGGCTAAAATTTATCGCTTTCCTCTGTTTATCATTATCTGTAACTTTTGCATTTACTGCCCATGCACAGCAGAAGGCAGCAAAAGAGCCTTCTTCCTTTACGGCGCGATTGATGAATATCGAATCGGCTACCAAGGATCCATTCAGGTATAACGCAAATTTGCATAATGGTAGTGATCAATCAAATGTTTATAACCTGTACGCTGGTATTCCACCGGGTTGGTATGCTACCTTCCGTACGCAGGGCGCTCAAGTTGCTGCGCTGAAGGTAGACGCCGGTAAATCTGCGGATATCTCGGTAGAAATCACGGCGGCGCCGCAAACAAAACCGGGTAAATACAATATCCCGGTTACTGCCATTAGCAATAAGGATACACTGAAACTCCAGTTAGAAGCTGTTGTGAAAGGTAGTTATGCTTTGGAATTAACAACACCTTCCGGGAGGTTAAGTGATGACATCACGGAAGGAAGCAGCAAGCAGATTCAATTGACTTTAAAGAATACCGGTACATTACCGCTTGAGAACTTGCAACTTTCTTCCCAAAACCCGGCAAAGTGGAGCGCCACATTCGAACCATCTAAAGTAGATCACCTGGAACCCGGGCAATCACAAGATGTCATGGCCAAATTAAATGTTCCCGATAAAACGATTGCCGGTGATTATGTAACCAACTTTACCGCGAGGAATGATTATACAAATTCCACTGCTACTTTCAGAATGACTGTCAAGACTTCCTTGTTATCAGGATGGATAGGGATCTTGGTAATCTTGGTTGCTTTGGGAATCGTTTATTACCTGGTTAGAAAATATGGGAGGAGGTAA
- a CDS encoding helix-turn-helix domain-containing protein: protein MQEDILIQISQKIKEKRKAKGITVQELANKADVSKGLISQIENNRTVPSLLVLVNIIQALNLDMNEFFNDINHHNQSAKVIVKKQDSYQEFEKENAKGFLYKRVLTRNVKNNPIDIVVLELKKGAKRGQLVKTDAYEYKYIIKGTVEYQVLDQSYTLETGDSIFFDGRLGHKPTNVGEDDALILVIYFFQVTD, encoded by the coding sequence ATGCAAGAGGATATCCTGATTCAAATTAGTCAAAAAATCAAAGAAAAACGAAAGGCAAAAGGGATTACGGTGCAGGAATTGGCTAATAAAGCGGATGTTAGCAAGGGATTGATTTCACAAATTGAAAATAACCGCACGGTGCCGTCCCTACTAGTCTTGGTTAATATCATCCAAGCCCTAAACCTGGATATGAACGAGTTTTTCAACGATATTAATCACCATAACCAATCTGCCAAGGTTATCGTTAAAAAGCAGGATAGCTACCAGGAGTTTGAGAAGGAAAATGCCAAGGGATTCCTTTATAAGAGGGTGCTTACCCGCAATGTGAAGAATAACCCCATCGATATCGTTGTACTGGAACTTAAAAAAGGCGCCAAACGGGGCCAGCTCGTGAAAACGGACGCCTATGAATATAAATATATTATAAAGGGTACCGTAGAATACCAGGTCCTGGATCAGAGCTACACTCTCGAAACAGGGGATTCCATCTTCTTCGATGGGCGTTTAGGTCACAAACCTACGAATGTTGGAGAAGATGATGCCCTAATCTTAGTCATATATTTCTTCCAAGTAACTGATTAA
- a CDS encoding methylmalonyl-CoA mutase family protein has protein sequence MSYTPTHKVRIVTAASLFDGHDAAINIMRRIMQGKGAEVIHLGHNRSAAEIVDCAIEEDAQGIAVTSYQGGHLEFFKYMHDLLAQKGCSHIKIFGGGGGTILPSEIEELHQYGISRIYSPDDGRQMGLEGMIEDLIRKCDFETVKKGDLKIEPQVLEEKFAPKIAQAITYAESFQLNGQMEGVKPTKTIPVLGITGTGGAGKSSVTDELVRRYLNRFPDKTIAVISVDPSKKKTGGALLGDRIRMNSIHHPRAYMRSLATRESDKAISKNIQEAIDICKIAGYDFIILETSGIGQSDTAIVDYCDVAMYVMTPEYGAASQLEKINMLDYADVIAINKFDKAGALDALHDVRKQYKRNHSLWTAKDQDLPVVGTIASQFNDAGVNLLFEKLLLEIQKKTGLSFGKVAVPEEMHDASTKSQIIPPARVRYLAEISESIEAYSNWVDAQCKLASQWYQVEGVLKITGSHDALEDISRQIKASLDPSCLKLIEDWPELVAKYKSDVYEFKVRDKIIKLPLVTESLSHSRIPKVSLPKYQDWGDILRWQLTENVPGEFPYAAGVFPLKREGEDPTRMFAGEGGPERTNKRFHYVSMDQPAKRLSTAFDSVTLYGEDPASRPDIYGKIGNSGVSIATVDDAKKLYSGFDLCDPRTSVSMTINGPAPILLAFFMNAAIDQQCEKYIQENGLQDMVRATIKEKFRSYPLPYYNGNLPNGNDGLGLELLGVAGDHVLDAATYQKIKAHALSTVRGTVQADILKEDQAQNTCIFSTEFALKLMGDVQEYFIHNKVRNFYSVSISGYHIAEAGANPITQLAFTLANGFTYVEYYLARGMHIDDFAPNLSFFFSNGMDPEYSVIGRVARRIWAKAIKNKYKGNERSQKLKYHIQTSGRSLHAQEIDFNDIRTTLQALYAIYDNCNSLHTNAYDEAITTPTEESVRRAMAIQLIINRELGTAKNENPNQGSFFIEELTDLVEEAVLTEFNRITERGGVLGAMERMYQRNKIQEESLYYESLKHTGEYPIIGVNTFLNKNGSPTIIPDEVIRSTSGEKEFQITAVKTFQERHEDQANLMLERLKEVAVKNGNIFAELMETVKYCSLGQITHALYEVGGQYRRNM, from the coding sequence ATGTCTTACACTCCGACTCATAAGGTGAGAATCGTGACAGCAGCTTCCCTCTTCGATGGTCATGATGCTGCAATTAATATTATGCGCCGCATCATGCAAGGGAAAGGCGCCGAAGTGATTCACTTGGGCCACAATCGCTCCGCGGCAGAAATCGTTGATTGCGCTATTGAAGAAGATGCTCAAGGTATCGCGGTAACTTCATACCAAGGCGGGCACCTGGAATTTTTCAAGTACATGCATGACCTCCTGGCGCAAAAGGGATGTAGCCATATTAAGATTTTCGGAGGCGGTGGCGGTACCATCTTACCCTCGGAAATAGAAGAACTTCACCAATACGGTATATCGAGAATTTATTCCCCGGATGATGGTCGCCAGATGGGCTTGGAAGGGATGATCGAAGACCTGATCCGCAAATGCGATTTTGAAACCGTGAAAAAAGGTGATCTGAAAATTGAACCGCAAGTTTTGGAAGAGAAGTTTGCGCCCAAGATCGCGCAAGCCATTACCTACGCTGAAAGCTTCCAGCTCAACGGGCAGATGGAAGGTGTAAAACCAACCAAAACAATACCCGTACTTGGTATTACTGGTACTGGCGGCGCCGGTAAAAGTAGCGTGACTGATGAACTGGTCAGGCGCTACCTCAATCGCTTTCCGGATAAAACGATCGCGGTGATATCCGTGGATCCATCTAAGAAAAAAACGGGCGGCGCTTTATTGGGTGACCGTATCAGGATGAACAGCATTCACCACCCCCGCGCCTATATGCGCTCCCTGGCAACCAGGGAAAGCGATAAAGCCATCAGCAAAAATATACAGGAGGCCATCGATATATGTAAGATCGCGGGCTACGATTTTATCATCCTTGAAACTTCGGGTATCGGTCAGAGCGACACGGCTATCGTGGATTATTGCGATGTAGCCATGTATGTTATGACCCCTGAATACGGCGCTGCTTCGCAGTTGGAAAAGATCAATATGCTCGACTATGCAGATGTAATTGCCATCAACAAGTTTGATAAGGCCGGGGCTTTGGACGCTTTGCACGATGTACGTAAACAATATAAACGTAACCATAGCCTTTGGACTGCAAAAGACCAGGATTTACCGGTTGTAGGAACCATAGCTTCGCAATTCAACGATGCAGGTGTGAACCTCTTATTCGAAAAACTATTACTCGAAATACAAAAGAAAACCGGGCTGAGCTTTGGGAAAGTAGCGGTGCCGGAAGAGATGCATGATGCTTCGACCAAGTCGCAAATTATCCCGCCGGCGAGGGTACGTTACCTGGCGGAAATTTCAGAAAGTATCGAAGCGTATAGTAATTGGGTAGATGCACAATGTAAACTTGCTTCGCAATGGTACCAGGTGGAAGGTGTTCTGAAGATCACGGGGTCGCACGATGCACTGGAAGATATTTCCCGGCAGATCAAGGCATCCCTGGATCCAAGCTGTTTGAAGTTGATCGAAGATTGGCCGGAGCTGGTAGCAAAATATAAATCAGATGTATATGAATTCAAGGTTAGAGATAAGATTATAAAGTTGCCATTGGTTACCGAAAGTCTTTCCCATAGCCGAATCCCTAAGGTTAGTTTGCCCAAATACCAAGATTGGGGCGATATCCTTCGTTGGCAATTAACGGAAAATGTACCCGGCGAATTTCCTTACGCTGCCGGCGTGTTTCCATTAAAACGGGAAGGCGAAGATCCGACGCGGATGTTTGCCGGGGAAGGCGGTCCCGAAAGAACCAATAAACGTTTCCATTACGTTTCGATGGATCAACCTGCGAAGCGTTTGTCTACAGCCTTTGACAGTGTAACTTTATATGGGGAAGACCCGGCGTCGCGCCCCGATATTTACGGTAAAATCGGAAATTCCGGTGTTAGTATCGCCACTGTTGATGACGCTAAGAAGCTATACAGTGGTTTTGATCTATGCGACCCTAGAACTTCCGTTTCTATGACGATCAATGGTCCCGCTCCCATCTTATTGGCCTTTTTCATGAACGCTGCCATCGACCAGCAATGTGAAAAATATATTCAAGAGAACGGGTTGCAGGATATGGTAAGGGCTACTATCAAGGAAAAATTCCGCTCCTATCCATTGCCCTATTACAACGGCAACCTGCCAAATGGTAATGATGGTTTAGGGCTTGAGTTACTAGGCGTAGCAGGAGATCATGTTTTGGACGCGGCAACCTATCAAAAGATCAAGGCGCATGCTTTGAGTACCGTTCGGGGAACCGTTCAGGCAGATATTCTTAAAGAGGACCAGGCTCAAAATACCTGTATCTTCTCCACGGAATTTGCCTTGAAACTTATGGGTGATGTACAAGAATATTTTATTCATAATAAAGTCCGTAATTTCTACTCTGTGAGTATTTCAGGTTACCATATCGCGGAAGCCGGCGCGAACCCGATAACCCAGCTTGCCTTTACTTTGGCGAATGGTTTCACGTACGTAGAATATTATCTCGCGCGGGGAATGCATATCGATGATTTTGCACCTAACTTGTCTTTCTTCTTCAGTAACGGCATGGATCCGGAGTATTCAGTAATCGGTCGCGTAGCAAGAAGAATCTGGGCAAAAGCCATCAAGAATAAATATAAAGGCAACGAACGTTCGCAAAAGCTGAAATACCATATCCAAACTTCCGGCAGGAGCCTGCACGCACAAGAAATCGACTTCAACGATATCCGTACTACTTTGCAAGCATTGTACGCTATTTATGATAATTGTAATTCCTTGCATACGAATGCTTATGATGAAGCGATCACAACACCAACGGAAGAAAGCGTAAGAAGGGCGATGGCCATCCAGTTGATCATCAACCGCGAACTCGGTACAGCGAAAAACGAAAATCCGAATCAAGGTAGTTTCTTTATCGAGGAACTTACGGACCTGGTAGAAGAAGCGGTACTGACCGAGTTTAACCGCATTACCGAAAGAGGCGGCGTACTTGGAGCTATGGAAAGAATGTACCAAAGAAATAAGATCCAGGAAGAAAGTCTTTATTACGAGTCTTTGAAACATACCGGGGAGTACCCGATTATCGGTGTTAATACCTTCTTGAATAAAAATGGTTCTCCTACCATTATCCCGGATGAAGTGATTCGCTCAACATCGGGAGAAAAGGAATTCCAAATCACGGCTGTTAAAACTTTCCAGGAGCGGCATGAAGATCAGGCTAACCTAATGTTGGAGCGCTTGAAAGAAGTGGCTGTAAAGAATGGAAACATATTTGCCGAACTCATGGAAACGGTGAAATATTGCTCCCTCGGGCAAATTACCCATGCGCTTTACGAAGTGGGCGGACAATACCGTAGGAATATGTAA
- a CDS encoding MutS-related protein, with the protein MESLQQYRERILKYKSEMQLSQQKLKRLSLIRIACFLASGYFGYKYIFSEFEAIWWIPIAIALILFGLSLVRYQKVKEQSLVQEQLLWLNESELKALQGEDVRFEDGIEFVNDQHDFTGDLDVFGQHSLFNHINRTGTYSGKMALAANFIQPGLNVEDIVRQQEAVKELRAALDWRQNFTAQGRLSNEQAGDMPSIQQWLQMPLEFLHKKGWRIFSFVNPALLIAAIIYGSMPIILFFFALNWIALLLNIANVNKQHQLISNKEKLLKRYGLLLGLIKNLPEQTSSEVLLQLKQSAGDAGNAVNKLSRINSYMDQRLNMLVGIFLNSVFLYDLHCIYALEKWKQQYGSELEAWMNVIKDMEVLNSLSTFSYNNPAYQFPLFTADEFVIKGTAIGHPLIAAEKCIKNDFEIGQHNLFHIITGSNMSGKSTFLRSVGVNYLLAMMGAPVCAARFECKPSRIMTSMRIKDSIANNTSYFQAELLRLQKIIRVLQAGESIFIILDEILKGTNSEDKLTGSRELVQHFLAYKCIGMIATHDLELGHLEEKLPGKVSNYCFESSILDGERLVFDYKMRAGIATNKNATFLMKQMEII; encoded by the coding sequence ATGGAATCATTACAACAATACCGGGAACGTATCCTGAAATATAAGAGTGAAATGCAGCTAAGTCAACAAAAGTTGAAACGGTTGAGCTTGATTAGAATCGCGTGCTTCTTAGCCTCGGGATACTTCGGGTATAAATATATTTTTAGCGAGTTTGAAGCTATTTGGTGGATACCGATTGCCATCGCCTTGATCTTATTCGGGCTCAGCCTGGTGCGCTATCAAAAGGTTAAAGAGCAATCCTTGGTCCAAGAGCAATTGCTTTGGCTGAACGAATCGGAATTAAAAGCCTTGCAAGGGGAAGATGTTAGGTTCGAGGATGGAATCGAATTTGTAAATGACCAGCATGATTTTACCGGTGATCTCGACGTGTTTGGGCAGCATTCATTATTTAACCATATCAATCGAACCGGGACATATTCCGGCAAGATGGCGTTGGCTGCAAATTTTATACAACCGGGTTTAAATGTTGAAGACATAGTAAGGCAACAGGAGGCTGTCAAGGAGTTGAGGGCAGCATTGGATTGGCGGCAAAATTTTACAGCGCAAGGGCGCTTATCAAACGAGCAAGCCGGCGATATGCCCTCTATCCAGCAGTGGTTGCAAATGCCCTTGGAGTTTCTGCATAAGAAAGGTTGGCGGATATTTTCCTTCGTGAACCCGGCTTTATTAATCGCTGCCATTATTTACGGATCGATGCCGATCATCCTGTTTTTCTTTGCCTTGAACTGGATCGCATTATTACTGAATATAGCTAATGTAAACAAGCAGCACCAATTGATCTCTAACAAGGAAAAATTGTTGAAACGTTACGGGTTGTTATTAGGGCTAATCAAAAATTTGCCGGAACAAACATCATCAGAAGTTTTGTTACAACTGAAACAATCTGCCGGGGATGCAGGCAATGCCGTAAATAAGTTGTCAAGGATCAACAGCTATATGGATCAGCGATTGAATATGCTGGTAGGAATATTTTTAAATTCTGTATTTCTATATGACCTGCATTGTATCTATGCTTTGGAAAAATGGAAACAGCAGTATGGCTCCGAATTGGAAGCATGGATGAATGTTATCAAGGATATGGAAGTATTGAATAGTTTATCAACATTCTCGTATAACAACCCGGCTTACCAGTTTCCCCTGTTTACAGCCGACGAGTTTGTAATTAAAGGTACAGCTATCGGCCACCCTTTGATAGCAGCCGAAAAATGTATAAAAAATGATTTTGAAATCGGTCAGCATAATTTATTTCATATTATAACCGGATCAAACATGTCGGGGAAAAGCACTTTCCTTAGAAGCGTCGGCGTTAACTACCTGTTGGCCATGATGGGTGCCCCGGTATGTGCCGCCCGTTTTGAGTGCAAACCATCCAGGATCATGACCAGTATGCGGATCAAGGATTCGATTGCCAACAATACTTCTTATTTCCAGGCAGAGTTGTTGCGTTTGCAGAAAATTATCCGCGTGCTGCAAGCCGGGGAGTCGATATTTATTATCCTGGACGAAATTTTAAAAGGAACCAATTCTGAAGATAAGCTGACCGGCTCACGTGAATTGGTACAACATTTCCTAGCATATAAATGCATTGGTATGATTGCCACGCATGACTTGGAACTGGGGCACCTGGAAGAGAAATTACCGGGAAAAGTCAGCAATTATTGCTTTGAAAGCAGCATTCTTGACGGGGAGCGACTTGTTTTCGATTATAAAATGAGAGCGGGCATTGCTACTAATAAGAATGCTACTTTCCTTATGAAGCAAATGGAAATCATATAA
- a CDS encoding ABC transporter ATP-binding protein, which translates to MNNPIIELEGLTKYYGSVKAVDNLSLSVNKGEIFGLLGPNGAGKTTTILMMLGLAEPSKGTATVCGINATKNPIAVKRKVGYMPDSVGFYDNLTALENLEYIGRLNGIAENEVEIRAKETMELVGLGSELHKKAGAYSRGMKQRLGLADVLIRQPDVVILDEPTLGIDPSGIKEFLSLIRKLSRQQGLTVLLSSHHLHQVQQICDRVGIFVEGKLLVEGNLETLSFNLFGKDSYTTLVTFQDAIPDAGLLEKELRMMNGVNNILIEGNSMELSCEVDMTPGLVRFFVQKGLPITGVHKKEYGLDEIYQRYFESNIKN; encoded by the coding sequence ATGAATAATCCTATCATCGAACTGGAAGGACTGACAAAATACTACGGTTCTGTGAAGGCGGTAGATAATCTTTCATTGTCAGTCAACAAAGGCGAAATTTTCGGTTTGCTAGGCCCCAATGGCGCCGGTAAAACCACCACGATATTAATGATGCTGGGTTTGGCAGAGCCTTCGAAGGGCACTGCTACGGTATGCGGGATCAATGCTACCAAGAACCCGATCGCGGTGAAAAGAAAGGTCGGTTATATGCCGGATAGCGTTGGGTTTTATGACAACTTAACGGCCCTGGAAAACCTGGAATATATCGGTCGGCTGAATGGTATCGCGGAAAATGAGGTAGAAATTCGTGCCAAGGAAACTATGGAACTGGTAGGTTTAGGTTCAGAGCTTCATAAGAAAGCCGGGGCCTATTCCCGTGGAATGAAGCAGCGGTTGGGACTAGCCGATGTTTTAATCCGGCAACCGGATGTTGTTATCCTCGATGAGCCAACACTGGGTATAGACCCCAGCGGTATCAAGGAGTTTTTGTCGCTGATTCGCAAATTGAGCAGGCAGCAGGGTTTAACCGTGTTGTTGTCTTCACACCATTTACACCAGGTTCAGCAGATATGCGACAGGGTGGGAATTTTCGTCGAAGGAAAATTGTTGGTAGAAGGAAACTTGGAAACGCTGTCATTTAACCTCTTCGGCAAAGACTCTTATACAACTTTGGTAACATTCCAGGATGCTATTCCTGACGCAGGCTTGTTAGAGAAAGAGCTACGGATGATGAACGGTGTAAATAACATCTTGATCGAAGGTAATTCGATGGAATTATCTTGCGAGGTTGATATGACACCCGGCTTAGTTCGCTTCTTCGTACAGAAAGGATTGCCGATAACGGGCGTTCATAAAAAGGAATACGGTTTAGACGAGATCTATCAACGCTATTTTGAAAGCAATATTAAAAATTGA
- a CDS encoding DUF2490 domain-containing protein: MILRKVKYVGILAAVFLCLHTSVKAQVKHGYQHWYTYFGGLQLNEKWSIPFDVQVRLRDAISDKGQVLTRAGLQYSINKKASVLLGYAYITTYSDALDAYFPEHRIFQQFIYKTPIKKWDMFHRIRLEQRFAGVKVMHTGGDLKVDDWNYGNRFRYFNRTTVPLKGGPFYFALQDELFMNLWGNDISKKFFDQNRFLTAIGYAFKPNLKVDIGYMNQFVQSPAGNKSMNHILQFSVYQTIAL; encoded by the coding sequence ATGATTTTAAGAAAAGTTAAGTATGTCGGCATACTGGCTGCGGTATTTTTATGTCTGCATACAAGCGTAAAAGCGCAAGTGAAACATGGATACCAACATTGGTACACCTATTTTGGAGGCTTGCAGCTCAACGAGAAATGGTCTATTCCTTTCGATGTGCAAGTTCGACTGAGGGACGCTATTAGCGACAAGGGCCAGGTTTTAACAAGAGCTGGGTTGCAGTATTCCATCAACAAGAAAGCATCCGTATTACTGGGCTATGCCTACATCACTACCTATTCTGATGCGTTAGATGCCTATTTCCCCGAGCATAGGATATTCCAGCAATTTATTTACAAGACACCTATCAAGAAATGGGATATGTTTCACCGCATCCGTTTAGAACAACGTTTCGCCGGGGTTAAGGTAATGCATACCGGGGGCGACCTAAAGGTGGATGATTGGAATTACGGGAACCGTTTCAGGTACTTCAACCGTACTACGGTGCCATTAAAGGGCGGCCCGTTCTATTTTGCCCTGCAAGACGAATTATTTATGAACCTTTGGGGGAATGATATTTCGAAAAAATTCTTCGATCAGAACCGTTTCTTAACCGCAATAGGTTATGCATTTAAGCCAAATTTGAAAGTCGATATTGGTTATATGAACCAATTTGTTCAATCACCGGCAGGAAATAAGTCGATGAACCATATATTGCAATTCTCAGTATATCAAACAATTGCTTTATAA
- a CDS encoding NUDIX hydrolase codes for MNMQTKNVNTHLTEIKDYFKVAISVDCVIFGFDNDELKVLLIESDLKEYRGKWSLLGDIVRPDEDLENAAYRVLLERTGLENVYMQQVHAFGALNRHPAGRVVSVAYYSLVNVEHIELKLLNNDLHWHPVKDILQKDMAFDHKDILNTCLERLRQQIIEQPVGFNLLPRKFTLRDLQNLYEAILDVKLDRRNFRKKFFAMDVLIDLNEEEEEVRHRPAKLYGFNAERYSQQKKKSLGF; via the coding sequence GGTTGATTGCGTGATTTTTGGGTTCGACAACGATGAGCTTAAAGTACTTTTGATTGAGTCCGATTTGAAAGAGTACAGGGGCAAATGGAGCCTGCTGGGAGATATCGTTCGCCCAGACGAGGACCTGGAAAATGCCGCCTACCGCGTTTTGCTCGAAAGAACGGGACTTGAAAATGTATATATGCAGCAAGTACATGCTTTCGGCGCGCTCAACCGCCACCCGGCAGGGCGGGTCGTATCCGTAGCATATTATTCCCTCGTGAATGTTGAACATATCGAATTGAAGCTACTTAATAACGATTTGCATTGGCATCCTGTAAAAGATATACTGCAAAAGGATATGGCTTTTGACCATAAAGATATTCTCAACACCTGTTTGGAGCGGTTGCGGCAACAGATTATAGAACAACCGGTTGGGTTCAACCTGCTACCCAGGAAGTTTACGCTCAGGGATTTACAAAACCTATACGAAGCTATCCTGGATGTTAAATTAGATAGAAGGAATTTCAGAAAGAAATTCTTTGCTATGGATGTACTGATCGATCTCAATGAAGAGGAGGAAGAAGTACGTCACAGGCCGGCGAAGCTTTACGGTTTCAACGCGGAACGCTATTCACAACAGAAGAAAAAATCCTTGGGATTCTAA
- a CDS encoding MarC family protein: MLSIDQILAITFTLFAVIDILGSIPVLISMKEKMGVIDAGKATLASGFLMILFLLVGQPFLSLMSVDVKSFAVAGSIVIFVIGLEMILGVEFFKSDNDAKSGSLVPIAFPLIAGSGTLTTIMSLKANFSDMNIAVGIVINLVIVYLVLRSLTYIERILGKAGLMVIRKFFGVILIAIAVKIFKSNFWNM; encoded by the coding sequence ATGTTGAGCATTGACCAAATTCTTGCTATCACTTTTACCTTGTTCGCGGTGATCGATATCTTGGGCTCCATCCCGGTTTTGATCTCTATGAAGGAGAAAATGGGCGTAATCGATGCCGGGAAAGCCACGCTGGCATCTGGTTTCCTGATGATCCTGTTCCTTTTGGTAGGGCAGCCCTTCCTGTCTTTAATGAGCGTGGATGTAAAATCCTTCGCAGTGGCTGGGTCGATCGTAATCTTCGTCATAGGTTTGGAGATGATTTTGGGGGTTGAATTTTTCAAAAGTGACAATGATGCTAAAAGCGGAAGCCTCGTCCCTATTGCATTTCCCCTGATAGCCGGATCGGGGACCCTGACCACTATTATGTCCTTGAAGGCGAACTTCAGCGATATGAACATCGCCGTGGGGATAGTTATTAACCTGGTGATCGTTTACCTGGTTTTGCGCAGCCTGACTTATATAGAGCGGATTTTAGGAAAGGCAGGTCTGATGGTGATCCGTAAGTTTTTCGGGGTGATCCTGATCGCTATCGCCGTTAAAATATTTAAGAGCAATTTCTGGAACATGTAA
- a CDS encoding PA0069 family radical SAM protein yields the protein MTLPFQEPSESLYYKGRGAQLNPKNKFLAQCYAKEHTEGIDEWWQSDVPTQVLEEHGKTLVNRVDSPDLGMGYSMNPYQGCEHGCIYCYARNTHQFWGYSAGLDFERKIICKMNAPELLKKFLEQKSWVCKPIALSGNTDCYQPLERKMFLTRQLLEVAWQYKQPIAIITKNSLVLRDKYILQQMAKHNLVCVFVSLTTLDEDLRQKMEPRTTTAAQRLRVLKELSDVGVPVGVNVAPMIPGLNDHEMPKMLEKAAENGARSAGYTVVRLNDAVKTIFKDWLYKNFPGKADKVWHMISSMHGGEVNDSQFGRRMRGEGNIADLIRQQYKLHTKRLGMNMDRFEFNTTLFERPKIQLSLF from the coding sequence ATGACCTTACCTTTTCAAGAGCCGTCCGAATCCCTATACTACAAAGGTCGCGGTGCCCAGCTAAACCCGAAAAATAAATTCTTAGCCCAATGTTACGCCAAGGAACATACGGAGGGTATCGATGAATGGTGGCAATCGGATGTGCCGACGCAGGTATTGGAAGAGCACGGGAAAACATTGGTTAACCGCGTAGATAGCCCTGATTTGGGCATGGGTTATTCGATGAACCCCTACCAGGGTTGCGAGCACGGCTGCATTTATTGTTATGCAAGGAACACACACCAATTTTGGGGGTATAGTGCAGGGCTAGACTTTGAGCGTAAGATCATTTGTAAAATGAATGCACCGGAGCTTTTAAAGAAATTTTTAGAGCAGAAAAGCTGGGTTTGCAAGCCGATAGCCCTTTCGGGGAATACTGATTGTTATCAGCCCTTGGAACGAAAAATGTTCTTGACGCGGCAATTATTAGAAGTTGCCTGGCAATACAAGCAACCTATAGCGATAATCACGAAAAACTCGTTGGTATTAAGGGATAAGTATATCCTTCAACAAATGGCTAAGCATAACCTTGTATGCGTATTCGTTTCATTAACGACCCTGGATGAAGATCTGAGGCAAAAGATGGAACCCCGCACTACCACCGCCGCACAGCGCTTAAGAGTATTGAAAGAATTAAGTGATGTGGGTGTCCCGGTAGGCGTTAACGTGGCCCCGATGATTCCGGGTCTAAATGACCACGAGATGCCGAAAATGTTGGAAAAAGCTGCTGAAAATGGCGCTAGGTCGGCTGGCTATACCGTTGTAAGACTTAACGATGCCGTGAAAACAATTTTTAAAGATTGGCTATACAAAAACTTTCCAGGCAAGGCAGACAAGGTTTGGCATATGATCAGCAGCATGCATGGCGGGGAGGTTAACGATAGCCAATTTGGCCGGAGGATGCGTGGTGAAGGTAATATTGCGGATCTGATCCGCCAGCAATACAAATTGCATACGAAACGCCTGGGGATGAATATGGATAGGTTCGAGTTTAATACCACCTTGTTCGAGAGGCCCAAGATCCAGCTGAGCCTGTTTTAG